CTCCTCCACCGCCTCGCGGAACTCCTCGTCATCCACGTCCACAACTATGTCTGCCCTCTTCGCCAGGATCTCTGGCGCGTCCCCGAGAGCCCGCCTCACCCTAGCAAGCTTGGCTTGAAGAGACGCCTTGCCGAGCTTGTAGCTGAACAAGTCTATGCTCAAGGCTTCCTCCCACCCCTAGCAGCTATCGCGAGGAGGATCAGGGCGAGCGCCGCGGCGCCAGCAGCCGCGTAGAGCACGGTCCTATCGCCGTCGGTCGGGATCAGGGCCCTGGGCTTGTGCCAGGTGGTCGTTTCAGTGTCTTCTTGATTCTTCTTGTGAAAGGCGTAGGACACATCACGGTGCCGCCACTTATACCCGCCTCTAGTTTCAGTGTCTTCTTGATTCTTCAGAGTAGACGCTTAGCAGAACCCACCTTTTTCACCGGGACTACGGGTAAGAAAACGTTTCAGTGTCTTCTTGATTCTTCTCCATACGAGGAACATTCCCAGCGAGAAAACAGCCCAGGGGAGCCAGGCCGCGGCCTGCAAGGCTCTAGGCACCGGCCAGCGCCCTTAGCCTCTTCATGGCCTCCTGGTAGGTGATTTCCCCCTTCTCCCACCGGGCCAGTATGGCGTGCACCTTCTCACGGTTGCCGTTTCTGGCCGCCTTCTCGGCGAGCCTCATTAGGCTCATCATCCTCCTGCGCATTTCGACTACCCTAGGATGGGGCATACTCTTCACCGGTCCTGTGGTTTATGCAGTACAGGCCTAGCCTTATAGCCTTCTTGCACGCCTGCGAGTCGCTGGTCACAAAGTATCTTGCCCCTAGCTCCTTGGCTGCGAGGATGTGTGCGACATCCACTACCGTGTTGTCTGATAGTGCTGCTACGCCCCATTTCTGGAGGAGGCTCTTCGCCCTCTTTAGCAGCCTTAGAACGCCGACGCTGTATACGCGTATACCGTAGCTTCGGGCGAGGAGCCTGGCCGTGGCTTGCTTGTTCACTGCCGCGTACTCCCGGATGAGCAGCTTGCTTGTACAGAGCATGCCCCTGTGCCTCAGCGCGAACTCTATAGCCTCCCTCCTCGAGTCCTCGAGATCGACGAAGAAGTTCGTGTTCACGTAGTACCGGCACCTCCGCCTAGGCCTCCTCCCGGCCACCCCTCACCGCCTCTTAGCGGACGCGGTCATGCCTAGCACGAAGCCTAGGAAGGTGAGCGCGAACGCCACCACTACCAGGAGCTTCAGCTTGGCCGAGACCGTCTCCGAAGAATCAAGAAGACACTGAAACCTCGGCTATGCCCCTGTCGCTGTGGGGTGCGAGTGTCTTCATTAGGTCGCGCTTGTACTTGCCCATGAAGAGTACGGCTATGTAGGCTAGGGCTAGGCCGGCTGCTATGCTCACGCCTAGCCCTATGGGCCCGGCTGTGGGGGCTCCGAGGAAGGCTCCTACCCCGACGAGCGGCGCTATGGCTATGAGGGCAGCAGTGAAGCCCACGGTGGAGACCAGGACGTAGTGGAACACCTCGCGCCGGCCGTAGTACTCGGCGACGTAGTACATGCCGGCGATGTAGAGGGCTAGCCCTATGAGGCCTAGCGCGCCGTGTAGAGGCGAGAGCGTGGAGGCTACGAGGCCGAGGGCTGCGAGAGCCTTAGCAGTGGTCAGGTCCAGGCCAGGGGCCACCAAAGGGGAGGATAGGACGCGTATCCTGGTATATGCTGCTCGCCCCCGGCAGGCGGTGTGGCTGGGGAGCCTTGCCGAGGGAGAAGGGTGGGCGAGTGGCGGGCCCGGGGGGATTTGAACCCCCGACCACCGGCTTAGGAGGCCGGCGCTCTATCCTAGCTGAGCTACGGGCCCTCCCAGTCTGGGGCTTGGGAGGCCGTCCGGGGTGGGGCCCCGTGGCCCGCCTCTCCATGGGTCTCTTGTCACCCTCTGGGGGCTGATTATATGCCTTCTCCCCGGGGGACCGGGGCTAGGCGAGCTCTAGGGCTACTGCTGTGGCTCCGCCGAGGCCGTGGCAGAGGGTGGCTATCCCGCGTTCTCCGCCCAGGCTTCTCAGCGCGTTGATGAGCGTCACTATTATGCGGGCGCCGGTCGCGCCTATGGGGTGGCCTAGGGCTATCGCGCCGCCTAGGGGGTTTACCCGGTCGAGTGGGGCGCCGAGCATGTCCCTGGCTAGGAGCAGGCTTACCGCGAAGGCCTCGTTGACTTCTATGTAGTCGTAGTCCTCTAGCCGTGTCCCTGTCCGCTCGAGGAGCCTGCGGACCGCGTAGACCGGTGCTTCTAGGAACCTCCAGGTCTCGGTGGCGGCCCAGGCGTAGCCTGTCAGCCTGGCCAGGGGGCGGAGCCCGTACTCGTCTAGGGCCCGCTCCGAGGCTAGCACTAGGGCGGCGGCTCCGTCGCTCAGCTGGCTGCTGTTGCCGGCGGTGTGTAGCCCGTCGGGGCCGAAGGCTGGGGGTAGGCGGGCGAGCTTCTCGGGGCTCGTGTCGGGCCTCACTCCCTCGTCGTGGTCGAGGCTGATACGCCGCCCGTTCTTCTCCACGTCCACGGGCGCTATCTCGCCGCTGAACAGGCCCGCGCGCTGCGCCCTGGCCGCGCGGGCGTGGCTCTCCGCGGCCACCTCGTCGAGCATCTCCCGGGTGTAGCCGTGCCTCCGCGCAACCATGTCCGCCTCCTGGCCCATCCCGAGCCCCGCTACCGGGTCGTAGAGGCCGTCGTGGAACATGGCGTCTAGCAGCTCGAGCCGCCTGGCTATGAGGTGCCTTATCCCCCAGCGGGCATCGGCGGGCACGATGAAGGGCGCCCGCGACATGCTCTCCATGCCGCCCGCTACCACCAGGTCAGCGTCCCCAGAGCGTATCATCATAGCAGCGTTGATCACCGCAGCCATCCCGGAGGAGCACACCATGTCCACGGTGGCGGCGTCTACGGCGGCCGGTATCCCGGCGCGGAGCGCTGCCTGCCTCGCCGTGTCCTGGCCCGTGCCAGCGCGTATAACGTGGCCCATGTAGACGAACTCCACGCTCGAGGGGTCCACGCGGCCCCGCTCCAGGGCTGCGCGGATAGCGATGGCTCCTAGCTCTACCGCGTCTAGGCGGGAGAGGCTGCCCCCGAACCTGCCTATGGGCGTACGGGCGGCTGACACGATGTAGACATCCCTGGCCATCGCGGCGGCGCCCCCGTTGGGTTGTTCCGCAGCGCTACCCGGCCAGGGGCTCTGGCCTGAACAGTGTAGCTGGTGGGATATAAGGCCCACAATAACGATTATAGATAATTGTTATTGTGGACGATCGTCCACGCTATGCCGCTGGTATGCTGGCACGTGGCTGGCGACTCTTGCCCGACATACCCGATGAATACGACAGTAATGGATGCTGGTAGTTTCGCCTACCACATGCATCAACCTAGGACAAGCTTCAGGAGCTGCGACACTGCCAGTCTAGCCGCGTAATAGGAGGGCAGAGCAAGGCATGAACACCCGGTACCCGGGGCAAGAGGCTCGGCCGACCATGGATTAGCATCTTCGCCTCACGGCTGCCGTGTCTAGGGCGCGGGGCTGTCTGAGGAGAACTTGCGAGTTGTCTACGTGGGCTAGCGGGCAGCAGAGCGCCAAGAAAAGGCCTACATCGGGGTCTAGCCCGGGTTTTCAAGCCTGTACACGTACACCGGGTAGCCGCGGAACAGTATCGCGAGGTACACCTCTTCCTGGCCGCAGTCGCTGATTAGGCTACCCAGCCTGGCCAGGTCTACCTCTATGGTTACCACGCCTCCCTCCGTGGTCCACCTGGATGCCTCTATGTAGGGTATGCTGGTGTAGCGCCAGCCCGGCGGTGTGACCCCGGCACAGAGCCTGGCGTCTGGCGTGTAGAGCAGCACCTGGAAGTCCCTGAGCGGATCCACCTGAGGGATATCCTCCACGTCCACGTGGATGGTCAGCGTCGTCGCGGTAGTGTTCACCGTTGCCGGGGGCACTGGGCCGGGGACAGCGTAGACGCGTATGCTCAGCGCGTCGCCCCGCTCTAGGGCTAGCCAGAAGGAGCCCTTGGCCTCCACGGCGCTGCTGTAGTACTTCTCTAGCAGATCGGTAGCGTGGCCTGCTAGCCAGTGGGCCCACTGCTCGCGGAGCAGCGGCGTATAGGCAGCGTCAATGGGCGGGCTTGGTGTGCCCGGGACCTCCTGGAGAGCGGGGAGCCGTAGCTCCTTCCACGCGCTCCATAGAGGGAGTACTGTGGCTAGCTGCTCGGCGGGAGCCATGCCGGTGGCGTTGGCCACGAGGGCTACGATGTCCACTGCTAGTTTCTCGTCTATCCTGTCCTCCGGGTAGGTGTCGGGTAGGCTTGGCGCTGTCTGTAGGAGCGCGGTCACCACTGTCTCGTTGCCTAGCAGCGCTACGCGGTATAGGTTGACCTCAGCCACGGGGCTAGAAGAGTTAGCCACGTACTCCATGTAGTCCTGCCACTCGATGGGCGGCAGATGCTGGTCGAGCACCAGCAGGGTGCCGCCTAGGGGCGCTGCGGCCACAGCGTGGCCAGGAGGCTCAGCCCACTCTATAGTGACTACGTAGGCCTCGTGGAGGCCCCCAGCGAGCAGCGCAGCAGCCTCGAACACGGCGTAGTCCACGCATATCCCGGAGCCGCGGCTCAGCATCTCTAGCGGGGTATAGGTGCGGAAGCCCGTGCCATAGACGGCGTTAGCCCGGTCGTAGTTGTAGGTGAAGTTGCTATCGGCGTACTCGAGGACCCTCCACACGAGCCACTCGGGGCTAGGCTCCCCGCCGCCTAGTACTCTTGACCGGAGCACTTCTAGCGAGGTCGTGTTCACGCCGCAGACGAGTGCGTGGTAGAGGTCGAACCCGGGCACGCTCTCGAGGACGCTGCAGCCCGTCCTCGGCTCATCCACGTAGACCAGGTCCCTTATCTCGGCGCTATCCCTGCCCAGTACCAGGGTGGCCTGGAAGACCCTGGCACTACCCAGCCAGCCTATGACCGTGTACTCTCCCGGCCCGAGCCTGTCCAGCAGCTGGTTGACCGGGATAAGCACCCTCATGCCGCGCCTGGTCACTATCACCTGGTACGCCTCTACGGCGTCCTGGTCCTCGTCTATCTCGCGGGTATACACGGTGAAGACGGGCAGCGGCCCCTTATCGTACACGGCTATCTGCTCCACGTAGCCCTCCAGCTCCACAGCCAGGAACCCGGCCCCAGCCTCCTGGCTGCCAGCGGCCCCGAGTATGGCGTCTACCGCCTCCTCTAGGCTTGCGGCGAGCGCGGCTCCCTCGCCGACAACGACCACCGTGGCTGTGGACGCGTTGCGCCATGCCGTCCAGCTTTCTAGCAGCCCCTGTAGCCCGCTACGGGTAGCCGGGTAGGGTCTCACGGTGCCGCTCAACTCCAGCGAGAGGGCGCTAGCGCCTGCTAGGCTCCTCTTGGCCTCGGCGCCGAGCTGTAGGGGGCTGAGGTGGAGGCGGAGCACCGTGGTGCCGTTGTAGACGCTCACGGCGGCTTCTAGCTCGGCGCCGTTGAGCCAGCCCATCGGGTCGACGAGCACGGCCTCGCCGCCTGCCCCGACTAGTAGGGCGGCGTAGCAGCCCATTGGCGGCCAGCCGGCGCCCCCTACGGTGTCGGCGCTCTGCGGGACGCCGACTAGGAATACGTGCTCGCCGGGCTGCCTCGCGGCGGCGAGTAGGGCGTAGACGAGGAGGCCTAGGCTCTGGCAGTCCCCGGCGCCGCGCCTGGCGAGCTCTAGGGGGAATAGCCAGCCGGTAGCGTTGCCCAGGCTCTGCGTAGCGGTGTCCACGTAGTAGATGGCTGTGGGCGGCGTGTAGGCTAGGTCGAGCGATACCCAGCGGAGGACGGCTAGCGCTCTCTCGTAGGGATCGAAGGCTGCGAGGCCCCTGGCTAGCTCGGGGCTTGTCTCTATCAGGGTTCTTGCCTCCTCGGCTGCCTGGCTGAGCTTCTCGGCGAGCTCGCTGAGCCTGTAGAGCCGGTTCTGTAGCCTAGCCTCCTCCGCGAGCTCGGCGAGCCTCCTATACTCGCTGGTGAGATTACTGTATGATTCTAGGAGGCTCTGGTACCTGGCCTGGAGGCTGGCCAGCTCCCTGGTTAGGTTCTCCTGGGCTGCCTGGAGCTCCCTGAGCCTTGTCTGGGCCTCTTCTAGCTCCTGGAGAGCGTCCCTATAGCTGGCCTGTAGCTCCTCTAGCTGGGCCTCTAGCCTGTCTCTCTCGCCTAGGGCCTCGCGGTACGCCTTCTCGAGGCTTCTCAGCTTCTCCTCTACAGCTTGCAGCTCCCTGGTGGCGTTCTCGTAGCGCCCGCGTAGCGTCTCGTACTCGGCAAGCAGGCTCTGGTAGCTCTCCTTTAGAGCGTTGTAGTCTCTCTGCAGCTTCTCCGCCTTCTCGGCTAGCGGGCTCTTCTCCGCGAGGAGCCTCTCGGCCTCGACGTACTTTGTGTAGAAGTAGGCGGCGATGCTTAGCGAGGCTGCTAGCAGGAGGATGAGTATAGCTGTGTAGGGGCCGGCGACGCCCCGGAGACGGGCTCTACGGTTCGCGCCTAGCGGGGAGAAATCGGGCAACGCGGCAGTACCTCCATCTGGGCGGTGGCATCCTAGCCACGCCGTATAGGAGGCGGGAAAACACGCTATATGCGCGGCGCATGCACCCAGGAGGCAGCGTGTGGCCCCGGGCTACATCGCTGCGGCGAACGCTCTTATGGCGAGCGCGACTATGGTTGCAAGTGCGAGGTCGTAGGTTAGCGCTGCTAGTGCTAGCCGGGCGCTCCTAGTCTCAGAGTATATCGTGGCGAGCGTCGCCATGCAGGGTATGTAGAGCGTGACCGCAGCCATTAGTGCTAGTGCCTGCCAGGGCTCCAGAGCGTAGGCTGCGAGAGTCGCGTACTCTGCCTCGCCCGTAGCGCTGTCTAGGGGCGAGACCACGGCTATGGAGTCGAGGAACACCTCTTTGGCTATGAAGCCGCCTAGTAGGCCGAAGCCTATACGCCAGGCCCGGTCATAGTCCACGCCTAGCAGGTGCTCCACGTAGGGTGCTAGTAGCCGGCCCACGGCCGCCGCGTAGCTCTGGGAGGCGCCTCCGTCCACGTCCCCGAGGTAGCCGGCTGGCCCGTAGTTTGCTAGCAGCCAGAGCACGATGCTGGCCGCCACTATCACCGTGCCGGCGCGGACGAGGAAGTGGCGCAGCTTATCCCAGACGAACCACCAGACGACCCGGAGGCTAGGCCTCTTCAGCGGCGGTAGCTCCAGCACTATCTCGCTAGCCTCGCTGCCTTCGATGCGGGTAACGAGCTTCAGCGTCGCCAGGAACGATGCTATCGAGATCAGGTAGACGGTGAACACTGCTAGCGCGCTCTCTAGGGGGCTCCGGAAGAACACGTGCGCTAGCGCCAGGAGTACTGCTAGCCGCGCGCTGCAGGGCACCAGTGGTATCGCGAAGGCTACGGCCCTCTTCTCCTGCACCGAGTCCATAACCCGGGTGGATATCACGCCCGGCACGTTGCAGCCGAGGCTGACCATGGCCGGGAATATCGCCTTGCCGCTGACGCCGAAGCGGCGGAAGAACCTGTCAACCCCCGCCGCTATCCGCGGCAGCAGGCCGGAGTCCTCTAACGCCGCTATCAGCGCCATAAGCACGGCTAGCAGCGGGACGAAGGTGAGCACCAGGCCTAGCCCGTACTCGGAGGAGAGGACCCCCTCGCCTATTAGCCGGGCTAGCACCGGGTGCGGGATAACGCCCTCCACCCAGCCGGCGAGCCTATCCATAGCGGCGGCGACGAGCCCCGAGAGGCTATACTCCGCTACAGCCTCCGCGGCCTTCTCGAAGCCGAGGCGCTCGAGGAGCACGTCGAGAGGCCAGCCCGTCGCGATAACGTAGGTGGCGAGGAACACGAGGAGCATAAACCCGAGGCTAGCAAGAGGCCCCGTCAACGGGTTGAGGAAGACCAGGTCTAGCCTAGACAAGCCCCCGCCACCGTCATCGCCCTCCACGCGCTCAACGTACCTCTCGTAGAGGCGGGAGGCGTACTCGTACCTCCTCTTTATGAACTCGAGCGACGGGTCCAAGCCCCTAGCGGCTAGCTCGCCGCGGAGCCTCTCAGCCTCCTCGACCACTCTCCGGGCCCCAGCGGGGCCCAGCAGCTCCTCGAGGTACCGGGGGACCCAGTCGTAGCCCTCGAGGAGCTTTACGGCGAGCCACCTGGCGCGCCCCGGCTCGACCCCCTCCTCGGCTAGGAGCCCGGCTAGGCGGTCCACGTAGGGCTTGAGATCGCCTAGAACCTTCTCTAGCAGCCTCCCGTCATCGCTTCTACGCCTTGGCCTCCTGAGGGCCTCTACTAGCCCGTCGACACCCTGCCCCTCTAGGGCGCTGACGAGCACAACAGGTGCTCCCAGCTCTTTCTCCAGGCCCTCAACGTCTATGCGTAGCCCCTTCTCCCCGAGCATGTCGGCCTTGGTCAGCACCACCACGACGTTGTCGAAGGCCTCTAGCAGCTCTAGGGGGAGGAAGAGGCTCCTCTCCAGAGTCGTAGCATCGGCTATAGCGACTATCACGTCGGGGCTGTTCTCCAGGAGGAAGCTGCGCGTAACCTCCTCCTCGGGGCCACTGCCGCTGATACTATAGGTTCCGGGGAGGTCGACTATGCAGAGCGTAGAGCCGTCGGCCCTAAGGTAGGCGGTCTTAATGTCCACGGTCGCGCCTGGCCAGTTGGCGACGAACTCGCTCGACCCGGTAAGCCTGTTGAAGAGCGTAGTCTTACCACTGTTAGGGGCACCCACTAGCGCTGCTACTATGCTGCATTCTCGCTGGCCACGCTCCAAAGGGGCTCCCCAGACGGGTAGAGGATGTCAAGGGTACTTTAAACCATGTTAAAATACAAGGCAAAGCTGTATCGGCATAGATATTAGTTCTATTTCGGATAGTAATGTCTGTTATCCCGCGGCCCTAGCACCGGGTCTGCAAGCTAGCCCTCAGTTGGAGTCTCTAGGCAACAACATAGACTGGCGGGATTAGAACCAACGCTAGATGCACGGCACGGGGTACTACAAGGCTTAGCTACTCCAGAAGGTCGGCAATCAGCCCCGAGGCTATGTTTGCATCCCCTACAGATAGAGGACATAGAAAAGCTGCCAAGGAACTCCCTTGATGTTGGCTCGAGTAACTGCTCCCTACGGCTTATGTAAAACCAGGCGTCGTCGGGACAGGGGTGCAAAGGTAGACACCAGCAGATAAGCTGTAGCCAGCGGCGAGAAATGCTATACCAGCCAGTACATCTGCGAAGAGCATGGTCATGGAGTCTCCTAGGCCCCGGCGTAAGTAGCAGCTATAGTCGCGAGGCTCATAGATGCCTTGGTCAAGGCCACGTGCAGCAATGTGCCACTATATTCTCTACAGCAATGGGGGTAGGGCTAGACTTGGAGCTAAGACTTCAACCGTGATGGATAACATATTCGGGACCGTCTAGAGGAATGGCCTCCCATCCTTCATAATCCTTCCAGCGGGTCTTTGCAGCGGCAGTCTGTTCGAGTTTCTGTGGTCTCCATTTCCAGTCTGGAGAATTGCCGGCTGCTTCAGTGCATACGCTACGTAGAGGATGAATAGAGTGTGCATAGTCATGAGATGACAGGAAGAAATCTAGCACAGTGTCAACGCCCGCAGCGCCTAGTATGAGTGCCCACCTACCAGGGGCAGGATGATACCGCAGCGGCTTCATGCAGCCTATGATGTTACGTTAGTGTCTCCTGATAGTCTCTTCACGAGAGACACGGCGTGCTCGAGGCAGAGTAGATGAGATAGATGTACCTCTGTGGCTTTCCCTACAAGGTTGTCAGCAATGATCATGGAAGGGGTGGGCTTCCCCATGCAAGGTCATAGAGGAGTAGAGGAGCAGTAGTCTCTTCTAGGATGTCGATCACAGCTATGTCTAGGCGGTGGTCTCGCAGCGTGAAGGCCTCCTAGGAGAAGCTGTAGAGGAGTATACACAGTACAGCTATCAGCTATGGATAACTATATCCATTCAGGACGCTTT
The window above is part of the Pyrodictium abyssi genome. Proteins encoded here:
- the feoB gene encoding ferrous iron transport protein B, with the protein product MERGQRECSIVAALVGAPNSGKTTLFNRLTGSSEFVANWPGATVDIKTAYLRADGSTLCIVDLPGTYSISGSGPEEEVTRSFLLENSPDVIVAIADATTLERSLFLPLELLEAFDNVVVVLTKADMLGEKGLRIDVEGLEKELGAPVVLVSALEGQGVDGLVEALRRPRRRSDDGRLLEKVLGDLKPYVDRLAGLLAEEGVEPGRARWLAVKLLEGYDWVPRYLEELLGPAGARRVVEEAERLRGELAARGLDPSLEFIKRRYEYASRLYERYVERVEGDDGGGGLSRLDLVFLNPLTGPLASLGFMLLVFLATYVIATGWPLDVLLERLGFEKAAEAVAEYSLSGLVAAAMDRLAGWVEGVIPHPVLARLIGEGVLSSEYGLGLVLTFVPLLAVLMALIAALEDSGLLPRIAAGVDRFFRRFGVSGKAIFPAMVSLGCNVPGVISTRVMDSVQEKRAVAFAIPLVPCSARLAVLLALAHVFFRSPLESALAVFTVYLISIASFLATLKLVTRIEGSEASEIVLELPPLKRPSLRVVWWFVWDKLRHFLVRAGTVIVAASIVLWLLANYGPAGYLGDVDGGASQSYAAAVGRLLAPYVEHLLGVDYDRAWRIGFGLLGGFIAKEVFLDSIAVVSPLDSATGEAEYATLAAYALEPWQALALMAAVTLYIPCMATLATIYSETRSARLALAALTYDLALATIVALAIRAFAAAM
- a CDS encoding transglutaminase-like domain-containing protein produces the protein MPDFSPLGANRRARLRGVAGPYTAILILLLAASLSIAAYFYTKYVEAERLLAEKSPLAEKAEKLQRDYNALKESYQSLLAEYETLRGRYENATRELQAVEEKLRSLEKAYREALGERDRLEAQLEELQASYRDALQELEEAQTRLRELQAAQENLTRELASLQARYQSLLESYSNLTSEYRRLAELAEEARLQNRLYRLSELAEKLSQAAEEARTLIETSPELARGLAAFDPYERALAVLRWVSLDLAYTPPTAIYYVDTATQSLGNATGWLFPLELARRGAGDCQSLGLLVYALLAAARQPGEHVFLVGVPQSADTVGGAGWPPMGCYAALLVGAGGEAVLVDPMGWLNGAELEAAVSVYNGTTVLRLHLSPLQLGAEAKRSLAGASALSLELSGTVRPYPATRSGLQGLLESWTAWRNASTATVVVVGEGAALAASLEEAVDAILGAAGSQEAGAGFLAVELEGYVEQIAVYDKGPLPVFTVYTREIDEDQDAVEAYQVIVTRRGMRVLIPVNQLLDRLGPGEYTVIGWLGSARVFQATLVLGRDSAEIRDLVYVDEPRTGCSVLESVPGFDLYHALVCGVNTTSLEVLRSRVLGGGEPSPEWLVWRVLEYADSNFTYNYDRANAVYGTGFRTYTPLEMLSRGSGICVDYAVFEAAALLAGGLHEAYVVTIEWAEPPGHAVAAAPLGGTLLVLDQHLPPIEWQDYMEYVANSSSPVAEVNLYRVALLGNETVVTALLQTAPSLPDTYPEDRIDEKLAVDIVALVANATGMAPAEQLATVLPLWSAWKELRLPALQEVPGTPSPPIDAAYTPLLREQWAHWLAGHATDLLEKYYSSAVEAKGSFWLALERGDALSIRVYAVPGPVPPATVNTTATTLTIHVDVEDIPQVDPLRDFQVLLYTPDARLCAGVTPPGWRYTSIPYIEASRWTTEGGVVTIEVDLARLGSLISDCGQEEVYLAILFRGYPVYVYRLENPG
- a CDS encoding thiolase family protein yields the protein MARDVYIVSAARTPIGRFGGSLSRLDAVELGAIAIRAALERGRVDPSSVEFVYMGHVIRAGTGQDTARQAALRAGIPAAVDAATVDMVCSSGMAAVINAAMMIRSGDADLVVAGGMESMSRAPFIVPADARWGIRHLIARRLELLDAMFHDGLYDPVAGLGMGQEADMVARRHGYTREMLDEVAAESHARAARAQRAGLFSGEIAPVDVEKNGRRISLDHDEGVRPDTSPEKLARLPPAFGPDGLHTAGNSSQLSDGAAALVLASERALDEYGLRPLARLTGYAWAATETWRFLEAPVYAVRRLLERTGTRLEDYDYIEVNEAFAVSLLLARDMLGAPLDRVNPLGGAIALGHPIGATGARIIVTLINALRSLGGERGIATLCHGLGGATAVALELA